A window from Pseudomonas alloputida encodes these proteins:
- a CDS encoding MauE/DoxX family redox-associated membrane protein produces MSAPKQATLYRMVMPGHTCPYGLKSLDLLNRKGYEVEDKHLASREQTDAFKKEHGVETTPQVFINGRRVGGYDDLRKFFGMSVKDKNAVTYTPVIALFAMAAAMALAASWAAFGQLWSIQAAEWFVAFAMCLLALQKLKDVDGFATMFLNYDLLAKRWVRYAYFYPFAEAIAGVLMVAGVGMWVSIPLALFIGTVGAVSVFKAVYVDRRELKCACVGGDSNVPLGFVSLTENLMMVAMALWMWAKVAYLGMH; encoded by the coding sequence ATGTCTGCGCCCAAACAAGCCACGCTCTACCGGATGGTCATGCCCGGCCATACCTGCCCCTACGGGCTGAAGTCGCTCGATCTGCTCAACCGCAAGGGCTACGAGGTCGAGGACAAACACTTGGCGAGCCGCGAGCAGACGGATGCGTTCAAGAAGGAGCATGGCGTCGAGACCACGCCCCAGGTCTTCATAAACGGGCGGCGCGTGGGCGGCTACGACGACCTGCGCAAATTCTTCGGCATGTCCGTGAAGGACAAGAACGCCGTGACCTACACCCCTGTGATCGCGCTGTTCGCCATGGCGGCCGCGATGGCGCTGGCGGCGAGCTGGGCGGCCTTCGGCCAGCTCTGGAGCATTCAGGCGGCAGAGTGGTTCGTGGCCTTTGCCATGTGTCTCCTGGCGCTGCAGAAGCTCAAGGACGTGGACGGCTTCGCGACGATGTTCCTCAACTACGACCTGCTGGCCAAGCGCTGGGTTCGGTATGCCTATTTCTACCCGTTCGCGGAGGCCATCGCAGGCGTCCTGATGGTCGCGGGCGTGGGGATGTGGGTGTCGATTCCGTTGGCGCTGTTCATCGGGACCGTCGGGGCCGTGTCGGTTTTCAAGGCGGTCTATGTCGATCGCCGGGAACTCAAGTGCGCCTGTGTGGGCGGGGACAGCAACGTGCCGCTGGGCTTCGTGTCCCTGACCGAGAACCTGATGATGGTGGCGATGGCCCTGTGGATGTGGGCCAAGGTCGCCTACCTTGGGATGCACTGA
- a CDS encoding heavy metal translocating P-type ATPase has product MSMPITSDARATAAAISLPIEGMTCASCVGRVEAALAKVPGVDSVSVNLATERADIRLASPVDRIALIQAVEKVGYDVPAGTVELAVEGMTCASCVGRVEKALKAVPGVTEATVNLATERATVRGVAAVADLIAAIEKVGYEANPVDTGAQADEEAAEKKDAERAELKRDLTLAAVLALPVFVLEMGSHMIPGMHEWVASTIGIQQSWYLQFVLTLLVLAIPGWRFYEKGFPALFRLGPDMNSLVAVGTAAAFGYSMVATFAPSLLPAGTVNVYYEAAAVIVALILLGRFLEARAKGRTSEAIKRLVGLQAKEAHVLRDGRIVDIPINDVAQGDIVEVRPGERVPVDGEVTEGRSFVDESMITGEPIPVEKAEGSTVVGGTVNQKGALTLRATAVGGQTMLAQIIRMVEQAQGSKLPIQAVVDKVTLWFVPAVMLAAVLTFLVWLVFGPSPALSFALVNAVAVLIIACPCAMGLATPTSIMVGTGRGAEMGVLFRKGEALQLLKDAKVVAVDKTGTLTEGRPVLTDLEIADGFDRNQVLAKVASVESRSEHPIARAIVESAVEGGIALPTMTDFDSVTGMGVRATVDGARVEVGADRFMRELGLDVSGFARTAERLGNEGKSPLYAAIDGRLAAIIAVADPIKSSTPAAIAALHQLGLKVAMITGDNARTAQAIAKQLGIDEVVAEVLPEGKVEAVRRLKATHGQIAYVGDGINDAPALAEADVGLAIGTGTDVAVESADVVLMSGNLQGVPNAIALSKATIGNIRQNLFWAFGYNTALIPVAAGVLYPAYGVLLSPIFAAGAMALSSVFVLGNALRLRRFQPPLAADTAH; this is encoded by the coding sequence ATGAGCATGCCAATAACGAGTGATGCTCGTGCCACCGCAGCAGCGATCAGCCTACCCATCGAGGGCATGACCTGCGCGAGCTGCGTCGGCCGAGTCGAGGCCGCCCTGGCCAAGGTGCCGGGCGTGGACAGCGTGTCCGTCAATCTCGCCACCGAGCGGGCGGACATCCGCCTGGCCAGTCCTGTCGATCGCATCGCGTTGATCCAGGCGGTCGAGAAGGTCGGCTACGACGTGCCGGCTGGCACCGTCGAACTGGCGGTCGAGGGCATGACCTGCGCCTCCTGCGTGGGCCGCGTCGAGAAGGCACTCAAGGCCGTGCCCGGCGTCACCGAGGCCACGGTCAACCTCGCGACCGAGCGTGCCACCGTGCGCGGCGTGGCCGCCGTGGCGGACCTGATCGCGGCCATCGAGAAGGTCGGCTACGAGGCCAACCCGGTGGATACCGGCGCGCAGGCCGACGAGGAAGCCGCCGAGAAGAAGGACGCCGAGCGCGCCGAACTCAAGCGCGACCTGACCCTGGCCGCCGTGCTGGCGCTGCCTGTGTTCGTGCTCGAAATGGGCTCGCACATGATTCCCGGCATGCATGAGTGGGTGGCTTCCACCATCGGCATCCAGCAGAGTTGGTATCTGCAGTTCGTGCTGACCCTGCTGGTGCTCGCCATTCCGGGCTGGCGCTTCTACGAGAAGGGCTTCCCGGCGCTGTTCCGCCTGGGTCCCGACATGAACTCGCTGGTCGCGGTCGGCACGGCCGCAGCCTTCGGCTATTCGATGGTCGCCACATTCGCGCCCAGTCTGCTGCCGGCCGGCACGGTGAACGTGTACTACGAGGCGGCCGCCGTCATCGTGGCGCTGATCCTGCTGGGCCGCTTTCTTGAGGCACGGGCCAAGGGCCGCACCTCCGAGGCCATCAAGCGCCTGGTCGGCCTGCAGGCCAAGGAGGCGCACGTGCTGCGCGACGGCCGCATCGTGGACATCCCGATCAACGACGTGGCGCAGGGCGACATCGTGGAAGTGCGCCCCGGCGAGCGCGTGCCGGTCGATGGTGAAGTGACCGAGGGCCGCAGCTTCGTGGACGAGTCGATGATCACCGGCGAGCCGATTCCCGTCGAAAAGGCGGAAGGCAGCACCGTGGTCGGCGGCACCGTCAACCAGAAGGGTGCGCTGACGCTGCGTGCCACCGCCGTGGGCGGTCAGACCATGCTGGCGCAGATCATCCGCATGGTCGAGCAGGCGCAAGGTTCCAAGCTGCCGATCCAGGCCGTGGTGGACAAGGTGACACTGTGGTTCGTGCCCGCCGTCATGCTGGCCGCCGTGCTGACCTTCCTGGTCTGGCTGGTGTTCGGCCCGTCGCCCGCGCTGTCCTTCGCGCTGGTCAATGCCGTGGCGGTGCTGATCATTGCCTGCCCGTGCGCCATGGGTCTGGCGACGCCGACCTCCATCATGGTCGGCACGGGCCGGGGCGCCGAGATGGGCGTACTGTTCCGCAAGGGTGAAGCCCTGCAACTGCTCAAGGACGCCAAGGTGGTGGCCGTGGACAAGACCGGCACGCTGACCGAGGGCCGCCCGGTCCTGACCGACCTGGAGATTGCCGACGGCTTTGACCGCAACCAGGTGCTGGCGAAGGTCGCCTCTGTCGAATCGCGCTCGGAGCATCCGATCGCACGCGCCATCGTCGAGTCGGCCGTGGAAGGTGGCATCGCGCTGCCGACGATGACAGACTTCGATTCGGTCACGGGCATGGGCGTGCGCGCCACCGTGGACGGCGCGCGTGTCGAGGTCGGTGCCGATCGCTTCATGCGTGAGCTGGGGTTGGACGTGAGCGGCTTCGCTCGCACGGCCGAGCGCCTGGGCAATGAGGGCAAGTCGCCGCTGTACGCCGCGATCGACGGCCGACTGGCCGCCATCATCGCGGTGGCCGATCCGATCAAGTCCAGCACGCCCGCGGCCATTGCCGCGCTGCACCAGCTCGGCCTGAAGGTGGCGATGATCACTGGCGACAACGCGCGTACCGCGCAGGCCATCGCCAAGCAACTGGGCATCGACGAGGTGGTGGCCGAAGTGCTGCCCGAGGGCAAGGTCGAAGCCGTGCGCCGCTTAAAGGCCACCCACGGCCAGATCGCCTACGTGGGTGACGGCATCAACGATGCGCCGGCGCTGGCCGAGGCCGACGTGGGCCTGGCGATCGGCACCGGCACCGACGTGGCGGTGGAGTCGGCCGACGTGGTGCTGATGTCCGGCAACCTGCAGGGTGTGCCCAACGCCATCGCGCTGTCCAAGGCCACCATCGGCAACATCCGCCAGAACCTGTTCTGGGCGTTTGGCTACAACACGGCCCTGATCCCGGTGGCCGCTGGCGTCCTATACCCCGCATACGGTGTGCTGCTGTCGCCGATCTTCGCGGCCGGAGCGATGGCGCTGTCCAGCGTGTTCGTGCTCGGCAACGCGCTGCGCCTGCGCCGCTTCCAGCCGCCGCTGGCGGCGGATACCGCTCATTGA
- a CDS encoding Lrp/AsnC ligand binding domain-containing protein, with the protein MDVFRASVQKWPEVVECHALTGDMDYLLRVVVRNMAHYSRFVLDTLLKHPSVQDCKTSFVLDRVKSTTALPYEHSADWCSGDANSA; encoded by the coding sequence ATGGACGTGTTCCGCGCGTCGGTCCAGAAATGGCCGGAGGTCGTGGAATGCCATGCGCTGACCGGCGACATGGACTATCTGCTGCGGGTGGTCGTCAGGAACATGGCTCACTACTCTCGCTTCGTGCTCGACACGCTGCTCAAGCACCCCAGCGTGCAGGACTGCAAGACAAGCTTCGTGCTGGATCGGGTAAAGAGCACCACGGCCTTGCCCTATGAGCATTCGGCCGATTGGTGTAGCGGGGATGCAAATAGCGCTTGA
- a CDS encoding VirB3 family type IV secretion system protein has product MSGPDSFAAGFEVPLHRSLTEPILLGGAPRTVAIANGTLAAAVGLGLQLWIPGVVLWIVGHSLAVWGARVDPQFMAVFARHIKHRPLLDV; this is encoded by the coding sequence ATGAGCGGCCCGGATAGCTTCGCGGCCGGGTTCGAGGTGCCTTTGCATCGCTCGCTCACCGAGCCGATCTTGCTGGGCGGCGCACCGCGCACCGTGGCGATTGCCAACGGCACGCTGGCCGCCGCCGTCGGGCTGGGCCTGCAACTGTGGATTCCTGGCGTGGTGCTCTGGATCGTCGGCCATTCGCTGGCGGTATGGGGTGCGCGCGTCGATCCGCAGTTCATGGCCGTGTTCGCCCGGCACATCAAGCACCGCCCGCTGCTGGACGTGTGA
- a CDS encoding conjugal transfer protein TraG, with product MQGTNVLFGQIAVVFGIVIAGVWGATQWTAAALGYQVRLGSPWFDLLGTPIYHPWKLFEWWFSYGAYTPEIFDTGGAIAGSSGMVAVAVAIAMSVWRSRQARLVTTYGSARWANAHDIRKAGLTQPEGVFLGQHDRQYLRHEGPEHVLTFAPTRSGKGVGLVVPTLLSWPASAVIHDIKGENWQITAGWRSRFSHCLLFNPTDAKSAAYNPLLEVRRGAHEVRDVQNIADILVDPEGALEKRNHWEKTSHALLVGAILHVLYAGEDKTLRGVANFLSDPASPFELTLHRMMTTPHLGEGPHPVVASAAREVLNKSDNERSGVLSTAMSFLGLYRDPTVAEVTSRCDWRIADLIAAEHPVSLYLVVPPSDISRTKPLIRLILNQIGRRLTESLDGSDGIERRHKLLLMLDEFPALGRLDFFETALAFMAGYGIRSFLIAQSLNQIDKAYGQNHSILDNCHVRVTFATNDERTAKRISETLGTATELRAQRNYAGHRLAPWLGHLMVSRQETARPLLTPGEVMQLPPDDAVVMVSSMAPIKARKLRYYADANFKQRVLPPPELADGRYADAPPLRPDDWSGLAIPAVPAAPAADAAEGFRASADDGGPRRQPELTEAVAYDPELAAPAADLGLLDDDDDLPLPLPRQLDPAMQRTARLASLDPNDGIEL from the coding sequence ATGCAAGGGACGAACGTGCTGTTCGGTCAGATCGCCGTGGTATTCGGCATCGTGATCGCCGGAGTGTGGGGTGCCACACAATGGACAGCAGCAGCCCTTGGCTATCAAGTACGCCTTGGCTCGCCCTGGTTCGATCTTCTTGGCACGCCGATCTATCACCCGTGGAAGCTGTTTGAGTGGTGGTTTTCTTACGGCGCCTATACCCCGGAAATCTTCGACACCGGCGGAGCCATCGCTGGCAGCAGTGGCATGGTCGCCGTGGCCGTCGCCATTGCCATGTCGGTCTGGCGCTCGCGGCAGGCACGCCTTGTCACGACCTACGGATCGGCCCGCTGGGCGAACGCGCATGACATTCGCAAGGCGGGCCTCACGCAGCCAGAGGGCGTGTTCCTCGGCCAGCACGACCGCCAGTACCTGCGCCATGAGGGGCCAGAGCATGTCCTGACGTTCGCACCCACGCGCTCGGGCAAGGGCGTCGGCCTGGTGGTGCCGACGCTGCTTTCTTGGCCCGCGTCCGCCGTCATCCACGACATCAAGGGCGAGAACTGGCAGATCACCGCAGGCTGGCGCTCGCGCTTCTCGCATTGCCTGCTGTTCAACCCCACGGATGCGAAGTCGGCGGCCTACAACCCGCTGCTGGAGGTGCGGCGCGGCGCGCATGAAGTGCGCGACGTGCAGAACATCGCGGACATTCTGGTCGATCCCGAAGGCGCGCTGGAGAAGCGCAACCATTGGGAAAAGACCAGCCACGCGCTGCTGGTCGGCGCGATCCTGCATGTGCTCTACGCGGGCGAAGACAAGACGCTGCGCGGCGTCGCCAACTTCCTCAGCGACCCGGCCAGCCCGTTCGAGCTGACCTTGCATCGAATGATGACCACGCCCCACTTGGGCGAGGGGCCGCATCCGGTAGTCGCGTCGGCGGCGCGTGAAGTGCTCAACAAGTCGGACAACGAGCGTTCCGGCGTGTTAAGCACCGCCATGTCGTTCCTCGGCCTGTACCGCGATCCCACGGTGGCCGAAGTCACCTCGCGCTGTGACTGGCGCATCGCCGACCTGATCGCGGCCGAGCATCCGGTGTCGCTGTACCTGGTGGTGCCGCCTTCGGACATATCGCGCACCAAACCGCTCATCCGCCTGATCCTCAACCAGATCGGGCGACGCCTCACCGAATCGCTGGACGGCAGCGACGGCATCGAACGCCGCCACAAGCTGCTGCTGATGCTCGACGAGTTCCCGGCCCTGGGTCGGCTCGACTTCTTCGAGACAGCCTTGGCCTTCATGGCGGGCTACGGCATCCGCAGCTTCCTCATCGCGCAGTCACTCAACCAGATCGACAAGGCGTATGGACAGAACCATTCCATTCTCGACAACTGCCACGTCAGGGTGACGTTCGCCACCAACGACGAACGCACCGCCAAGCGCATTTCCGAGACGCTGGGCACTGCGACCGAGCTGCGCGCGCAACGCAACTACGCGGGCCACCGGCTCGCGCCGTGGCTGGGCCACCTCATGGTGTCGCGCCAGGAGACGGCCCGCCCGCTGCTGACGCCGGGCGAGGTGATGCAGCTTCCGCCGGACGATGCCGTAGTGATGGTGTCCAGCATGGCGCCGATCAAGGCCCGGAAGCTGCGCTACTACGCCGACGCCAATTTCAAGCAGCGCGTGCTGCCGCCGCCCGAGCTGGCGGACGGCCGGTACGCCGACGCGCCGCCACTGCGCCCCGACGACTGGAGTGGCCTGGCGATTCCTGCCGTGCCTGCCGCGCCTGCGGCCGATGCCGCCGAAGGCTTCCGGGCGTCGGCCGACGACGGCGGCCCGCGCCGTCAGCCCGAGCTAACTGAGGCCGTCGCCTACGACCCCGAGCTGGCCGCGCCCGCGGCCGACCTCGGCCTGCTCGATGACGACGACGACCTGCCGCTTCCCCTTCCTCGCCAGCTTGATCCGGCCATGCAGCGCACGGCCCGGCTGGCGTCCCTCGACCCCAACGACGGAATCGAGCTATGA
- the cueR gene encoding Cu(I)-responsive transcriptional regulator, producing the protein MNIGEASKASKVSAKMIRYYEQIGLIPPADRNDSGYRAYSQDDVHRLHFIRRARDLGFSVAEITDLLGLWNDKSRRSADVKRLAQQHISELDRRIASMLEMAETLKALIRCCAGDERPDCPILHTLEQLDTSDDEPEARTGAVPRRASGNAAAKKPRAH; encoded by the coding sequence ATGAACATCGGTGAAGCATCCAAGGCCTCGAAGGTCTCGGCCAAGATGATCCGCTACTACGAGCAGATCGGCTTGATTCCCCCGGCCGACCGGAACGATTCGGGCTACCGCGCCTATAGCCAGGACGACGTACACCGGCTGCACTTCATCCGGCGTGCGCGCGACCTCGGCTTCTCGGTGGCCGAGATCACGGACCTGCTGGGACTGTGGAACGACAAGTCGCGCCGGAGTGCCGACGTCAAGCGCCTGGCGCAGCAGCACATCTCCGAGCTGGACCGGCGCATCGCGAGCATGTTGGAGATGGCCGAGACGCTCAAGGCGCTGATCCGGTGCTGCGCCGGCGACGAACGGCCCGACTGCCCGATCCTGCACACGCTGGAGCAACTCGATACCAGCGACGACGAGCCCGAAGCGCGCACCGGCGCCGTGCCACGGCGTGCAAGTGGCAACGCAGCGGCAAAGAAGCCGCGTGCGCACTGA
- a CDS encoding LysR family transcriptional regulator, translated as MELRHLRCFIAVAEELHFARAAERLHIEQSPLSRAIKELEEELGVMLFARTTRSTRLTRAGELFLEHVRRVLSALEQARDSVKAAANGFHGQLRVALSDGITPSRLSALLVLCRQEEPEVEIRFFEVPLSQQIKGLHSDLYDVGFAQSDEVGDGIVATPAWSDALMVAVPARHPLLAHKRIPLDELLRYPLVLCDPQACEGHAKQVERVLRRADVEPLIAERVSSTDLMMALVSAGFALGLAGSAHIAASREPGVVARPLASRVSPLTTYLLRLDGDPSDELARFIERAQAIEQPETPRPIRGRNPDHPEELTP; from the coding sequence ATGGAACTTCGTCACTTGCGCTGCTTCATTGCGGTTGCTGAGGAACTCCATTTCGCCCGCGCTGCCGAGCGGCTGCACATCGAGCAGTCTCCACTGTCACGGGCCATCAAGGAACTGGAAGAAGAACTGGGCGTGATGCTGTTTGCCCGCACCACGCGCAGCACTCGGCTGACCCGTGCGGGCGAGCTGTTTCTGGAGCACGTGCGCCGCGTGCTCTCCGCCTTGGAGCAGGCACGCGATAGCGTGAAAGCGGCAGCAAACGGTTTTCATGGCCAGTTGCGCGTGGCATTGTCCGACGGCATCACGCCGTCGCGCCTTTCTGCGTTGCTCGTACTTTGCCGCCAGGAAGAACCCGAGGTCGAAATCCGGTTCTTCGAGGTGCCCCTATCGCAACAGATCAAGGGGCTGCATAGCGATCTGTATGACGTAGGGTTTGCTCAATCCGACGAAGTGGGCGACGGTATCGTCGCCACGCCCGCATGGAGCGATGCGCTGATGGTGGCCGTGCCAGCTCGGCATCCGCTTCTGGCCCACAAGCGCATCCCCTTGGATGAGTTGCTTCGCTATCCACTGGTTCTGTGCGATCCACAGGCATGTGAGGGCCATGCCAAGCAAGTTGAACGGGTGTTGCGCCGTGCGGATGTGGAGCCACTGATTGCAGAGAGGGTTTCGTCCACCGACCTGATGATGGCCCTAGTCTCGGCCGGTTTTGCGCTCGGCCTAGCAGGCAGTGCACACATTGCCGCCAGCCGTGAGCCGGGTGTAGTGGCCCGGCCGCTAGCTTCGCGCGTGTCGCCCCTCACGACCTATCTGTTGCGGCTGGACGGAGATCCGTCCGACGAGTTGGCGCGGTTTATTGAGCGCGCACAGGCCATCGAACAGCCGGAAACCCCCAGGCCCATACGAGGCCGTAATCCCGATCACCCGGAGGAACTGACGCCATGA
- the trbB gene encoding P-type conjugative transfer ATPase TrbB — translation MSAVSQSMSATSLDRRIQMLRTAMGPLIATALEDPDVVEIMLNPDRTLWVDRLSSGRAPMGVELPEADGERIIRLVAAHVGAEVHRGQPLLSAELPETGERFEGILPPAAPGPAFALRKRTIGVIPLERYVVDGMMTAAQAGFLVRAVRERQNVLIAGATSSGKTTLANALLAEIAATGDRVLVLEDTVELQCAARDHVPLRTRSGVVSMTELVRSSMRLRPDRVVVGEVRGAEALDLIKVWGTGHPGGVATIHAGSALGALLRLEQLILEVAVNPPRALIAEAVNVVIQIAGRGRKRRIENIARIVGFDGVGYQLVDALETPFPELPPIPDAAPAAATSSSPDQPGELL, via the coding sequence ATGAGCGCCGTTTCCCAATCCATGAGTGCCACGTCGCTCGACCGGCGCATCCAGATGCTGCGCACGGCAATGGGGCCGCTGATCGCCACCGCGCTCGAAGACCCCGACGTGGTGGAAATCATGCTCAACCCTGACCGCACCCTTTGGGTGGATCGCCTGTCGTCGGGCCGCGCGCCTATGGGCGTGGAGCTGCCCGAAGCCGATGGCGAGCGAATCATCCGCCTGGTCGCGGCCCACGTCGGCGCGGAGGTGCATCGCGGCCAGCCGCTGCTGTCCGCCGAACTGCCCGAAACCGGTGAACGCTTCGAGGGCATCCTGCCGCCAGCCGCGCCGGGGCCGGCCTTCGCGCTGCGCAAGCGCACCATCGGCGTGATCCCGCTGGAGCGGTACGTCGTGGACGGAATGATGACCGCCGCCCAGGCGGGCTTTTTGGTGCGCGCCGTGCGCGAGCGCCAGAACGTCCTGATCGCGGGGGCCACCAGCAGCGGCAAGACGACCTTGGCGAACGCGCTGCTGGCCGAGATAGCTGCCACGGGCGACCGCGTGCTGGTGCTCGAAGACACGGTGGAGCTGCAATGCGCGGCCCGCGACCACGTTCCGCTGCGCACGCGCTCCGGCGTGGTGTCCATGACCGAGCTGGTGCGCTCGTCCATGCGCCTGCGACCTGATCGCGTCGTCGTCGGCGAGGTACGCGGTGCCGAGGCGCTGGATCTCATCAAGGTGTGGGGCACCGGCCACCCCGGCGGCGTCGCCACGATCCACGCCGGCTCCGCGCTGGGCGCGTTGCTGCGCCTGGAGCAACTGATTCTCGAAGTGGCGGTGAATCCGCCGCGTGCGCTGATCGCCGAGGCGGTCAACGTGGTGATCCAGATCGCCGGGCGCGGACGCAAGCGCCGCATCGAGAACATCGCCCGCATCGTCGGCTTCGACGGCGTGGGCTACCAACTGGTGGACGCGCTGGAAACGCCGTTTCCCGAGCTGCCGCCGATCCCTGATGCCGCACCCGCTGCGGCGACTTCCTCGTCCCCTGACCAACCTGGAGAACTGCTATGA
- a CDS encoding heavy-metal-associated domain-containing protein encodes MQFHLEDMTCGGCARTVTKTIQTIDPNAKIVTDPPTRRVEVQTSASQEQIAAALSEAGFPPRAQ; translated from the coding sequence ATGCAATTCCATCTCGAAGACATGACCTGCGGCGGCTGCGCCCGCACCGTTACGAAAACGATCCAAACGATCGACCCCAACGCCAAGATCGTCACGGACCCGCCGACCCGCCGTGTCGAGGTCCAGACCTCGGCCTCGCAAGAGCAGATCGCCGCGGCCCTGAGCGAAGCTGGCTTCCCGCCGCGCGCGCAGTAA
- a CDS encoding CopG family transcriptional regulator codes for MSHYRLNLFIQPEHAQRLDELAAKKGVSKSSIVAAALASWLSPDAADQREAAIAKRLDRLSRQAERMERDQSIAIETLALFIRYYLTVSTPVPEAHQEAARALGKARFEQFTEQLGRHLMRGRSLVRDVVEELHPDSVRMEDAAAAADAQERAS; via the coding sequence ATGAGCCACTATCGCCTGAACCTCTTTATCCAGCCCGAGCACGCCCAGCGGCTCGATGAACTGGCCGCCAAGAAAGGCGTGTCCAAGTCCAGCATCGTCGCCGCTGCCTTGGCGTCCTGGCTGTCGCCGGACGCGGCCGACCAGCGCGAGGCGGCCATCGCCAAGCGCCTTGATCGCCTCTCGCGCCAGGCCGAGCGAATGGAGCGCGACCAGAGCATCGCCATCGAGACGCTGGCGCTGTTCATCCGCTACTACCTGACCGTCAGCACGCCGGTTCCCGAGGCGCACCAAGAGGCGGCCCGCGCCTTGGGCAAGGCGCGTTTCGAGCAGTTCACCGAGCAGCTTGGCCGCCACCTGATGCGTGGGCGCAGCCTGGTGCGCGACGTGGTGGAGGAATTGCATCCCGATTCGGTGCGGATGGAGGACGCGGCGGCAGCCGCCGATGCGCAGGAGCGTGCGTCATGA
- a CDS encoding EexN family lipoprotein — protein sequence MKKIIPFLLVAVLTACGQSDGPQKSAGSAANIPTVEELAANPERLKELRQQCKTDRPKLGDVLCNRVAEATRKRFYGDGETPYTPPKEPPKF from the coding sequence ATGAAGAAGATCATCCCATTCTTGCTGGTTGCCGTGTTGACTGCCTGCGGCCAGTCCGATGGGCCACAGAAGTCCGCCGGTTCCGCAGCCAACATCCCGACAGTGGAAGAGCTGGCGGCCAACCCCGAACGGCTCAAGGAACTGCGCCAGCAGTGCAAGACCGACCGCCCCAAGCTGGGCGACGTGTTGTGCAACCGGGTGGCCGAGGCCACGCGCAAGCGGTTCTATGGCGACGGGGAAACGCCCTACACACCGCCGAAGGAGCCGCCTAAGTTTTGA
- a CDS encoding TrbC/VirB2 family protein, whose product MTQMTIPAFRVSVNPALRLARLRCLARPAGRGLLLAALLLFLAGTAQAAGSSMPWEGPLQSILESIQGPVARIVAVIIIIATGLALAFGDTSGGFRKLIQIVFGLSIAFAASSFFLSFFSFSGGAVV is encoded by the coding sequence ATGACGCAGATGACCATTCCTGCTTTCCGTGTTTCCGTAAATCCGGCTTTGCGCCTTGCACGGCTGCGCTGCCTGGCCCGCCCTGCGGGGCGAGGGCTGCTGCTGGCCGCGCTGTTGCTGTTCCTGGCCGGCACCGCGCAGGCCGCTGGTTCCTCGATGCCCTGGGAAGGCCCGTTGCAGTCGATCTTGGAGTCGATTCAGGGGCCGGTGGCGCGCATCGTCGCGGTCATCATCATCATTGCCACGGGCCTCGCGCTCGCCTTCGGCGACACGTCGGGCGGCTTTCGCAAGCTGATCCAGATCGTGTTCGGCCTGTCCATCGCGTTCGCGGCTTCGAGCTTCTTCCTGTCGTTCTTTTCGTTCTCGGGCGGGGCTGTCGTATGA
- the fdx gene encoding ISC system 2Fe-2S type ferredoxin: MPKITVLPHPELAPEGAELNVPVGTSICEALLDNGIEIEHACDMSCACTTCHCIVRKGFDSLNEVEECEDDLLDRAWGLEAQSRLSCQAIVANEDLTVEIPKYTINHAKENH, encoded by the coding sequence ATGCCCAAGATCACCGTCTTGCCCCATCCTGAACTGGCGCCCGAGGGCGCCGAGCTGAACGTGCCGGTCGGCACCTCGATCTGCGAGGCGCTGCTAGACAACGGCATCGAGATCGAACATGCCTGCGACATGAGCTGTGCCTGCACGACCTGCCACTGCATCGTGCGCAAGGGATTCGATTCCCTCAACGAGGTCGAGGAGTGCGAGGACGACCTGCTTGACCGGGCCTGGGGGCTAGAGGCGCAATCGCGCCTGAGCTGCCAGGCCATCGTGGCGAACGAGGACCTGACCGTCGAGATCCCGAAGTACACGATCAACCATGCCAAGGAGAACCACTAG